In Acidisarcina polymorpha, the DNA window CTACCTGCGCGCGACGCAGCGCCTGTCGCTGGTGGCGATCGATCCGGCTCTGCCCCCTAAGATCGCGCAGTTCCGGGTCAGTCTTCGACTGCTGGCCGCACATCTCAAGCCACTGATCGGAAGCGGGCTGGCCTCGAGCCTGCCGGCATTTCTCATCCGTACCCTGCTCCGTGTTGGGGAACTCCTGCTCGTCTCGATTGTCGTCGAAGTAGTCATGTCGCTTCCCATGGCGACCTATTTTCATCGGGTCACCATCCTCGCACTTCCAGTCAACTTCCTGATCGTGCCCTTTCTCGGATTGCTCTTGCCCTCGGCACTTCTGACCTTTGTCGCGCTGCTGGTTTCTACCCGGTTCGCCGTGATACCCGCGGCGCTTACTGCGGCCTTGCTGCACACCGTGACGAAACTCATTCATGTCTTCTCGGCAATGCGCGGCAGCGACCTGCGCATACCCGGACCCTCGACCGCGGCGATTGCCATCTTTGTGCTCCTGATTGCCGTCGTTGTCGTTGCCGCTCGACTACGCCGCCTGGCCGTTCCGATCTGCATTGCAGCGATGACGCTGATGGCGGCCGCCGTGCTCTTTCCCCGCCCGGTCGAGCGCCATGCCGGGGTCCTTGAAGTCACCGCCATCGATGTCGGCCAGGGTGATTCCCTGCTCATCGTCACACCCGATGGCAAAACCTTGCTCGTCGATGCAGGAGGCTCTCCCTTTGGGCCGCCGCCCGGCGTGGCCAATTTTGATATCGGAGAAGAAGTTGTGTCCGCGTACTTATGGTCCCGTGGCATCCGCCGCCTCGACGCGGTCGCGCTCACGCATGCACATGCCGACCACATCGGCGGCATGCCTGCCGTGCTCGCCAACTTTCGCCCGCGGGAAATTTGGATCGGCAACAATCCCCACTCTGAGGCTTACGATTTGTTCCTCGCCCAAGGCGAGGCGGTGGGATCGCTCGTGCGCCACCACACCGCAGGAGATCATTTCACCTTCGGCACGATGGATGTAACGACTCTAGCGCCTAATATCGACTACCATCCGGGACCAGCCCCTACCAACAACGACTCCCTTGTCCTGAGGATTCAGTATGGCCACACTTCAGCGTTGCTCGAGGGGGATGCCGAAGCCCCCAGCGAAGATCGAATGGTCCACGAAGGAGGTCTCCGTTCCGACGTGCTCAAGGTTGGCCATCACGGGAGCCGGACCTCGACGACGCCGTCGTTTCTGGCTGCCGTCGACCCCGCTTATGCGGTGATCTCAGTGGGCAGCCGCAATCTCTACGGGCATCCTCGCCTCGAAACACTGAATGAACTGGAAGCAGGCCAAATTCACACTTACCGTACTGATGCGCTGGGACTGACGATGTTCTACCTTGACGGGAGTCGGGTCCTGCCGGCGCCGATGCCAGCTTCGCATTAAGAGTGCGGATCAAGACAGGTACCGTTGGGCAGGTATTTTGGAACATCTTTTTGTTCTCTCAGCGAGCTTTCCAGTATACGATTCGCTCAAAGCAGCCGATGATTCCCTCCTGGGGGCCATCTCCATCCGGGAACAAGGCCGCTCCGTGGAGGAAACTGGATGGCATCAGAAAGCCACAATCCGAGTGCGAATGCAGAATCCCTGAACCCGAACGCCGCCAACCTGAATGCCTCGGGCCGCGAGGAAGAACTCGAGGAGCGACGGAAGATTCGCCGCCTTCAACTCATGATGGACATGGTCATGTCGGTGATCGGCCAGGACCCAAACCTGACCATCGACGAAGCCGCTGAGATGGTTGCGGACAGCCAACGCGCCGCGCTCGCCATGTTTCCTGACAAGGAACTCGCCTTCAATATTCTCTACAAGCCTCGATTGCAGCGCCTCATGCGCGAGCGCTACCGAATCCAATAAAGTCGCTTCCGCAAAACCTATTTCTGGTCAATACTGGAGAGCCGCATCGTCAAGGTCCCCCAGAACAGTCGCGCGCGCATCTGCACCGGGATGTGCCGCGCATCATCCGTATACCAGATCCAGATCTCCCCTTTGTTCTTAACCACCCCGGAAGTAGCCACTGGCTGCACCCGGATCGTCTGATATGTCCCGGAAGGAGTCTTCACCTCTTCGTGGGAGAGCGGCTTGATCGCGACGGACAGAGTATGCAGAGCGTCAGCTAACGGCATCTGGAAGCTCTGGCCCATTTGGATTGGCTGCGAGGCAGCATAGAAAATCGCCGAGAGAAGATCGGTCACGCAGCCTGGGATCGCCGCCTCTTCATGCTTGCTGATCCCCGAAACTAGATTCTTTTCAGTCTGCGTGGATTTATGCTGCCCATAATCGAATTTGAGATCAGTATTGACCTGCCGTCGGCCCTCGATGATCTGCTTGCTGAAGCCGTAAGAGCAGCCGGTCTTGAGGTCAAAGGTCGACTGATACTTGTCACTCACCCGGAAGAGCAAGTTCAGTGACTGAATCGTCTCCCCTGACCCGGTGATCCGCATAGTAGAGCCTTGTTGCTCCAGGTGAATGCTCGCCGTGCCTGCGGGAAAGACCCGCCAGTCGACGGTATAGTTCAGCGTCTCTCTCGCCGGAAAGCTATAGCTCGATAGGGGAGGAGCCAGTGCCGGCAATGCGGTTTGTCCCTGAATTGCCTCGACCATCCAGCCGGCCGTCACCAGGAGCAGTGTTGCGGGTTTAATGAAGTTTCGGTAGATCGCGAATTCTCCTCACTCGGGTCGTCCCGGACCATCTGTTCCTGCACGCTCGACCGCCTCTTGCACCCAATGCCCTGCGTAAATTCCCAGTGCCCTGCTTAATCTAACGATGGAAGTAAATGCGGAACGCGAGCGCTGCATAAATGGCGACTGTGCCTAATAGCGCATTGTACTCGCGGTGTTGCAGATACAGGTCACGAGAGAACCGGCCAGACTCGCCTGACGGCGCAGGCCCAGGTGTCACTCTCGGCAGCAACCGGGGGACTCGCCGCGCGTATTCCCTGAACTCGGGGAAATGGCTGGATAGGAATTCTTCCTCCGAGCGGATCGTCGGCGCATAGATGACAGCAAATAAGATAGCGAGAGCAAGGAAGATCCACACGCTGCGCGACGCGCCGGCAAATCCGAACGCGATCAGCATGGAACCCAGATAAAGCGGATTCCGCGTATAGGCGTACGGCCCGGAGACGGCAAGTTCGGCGTTCTTCTTTACGTACCCTGAGGCATACCCTCGCAGCCACACACCCGGAACCACCACCCACAAGCTCCACGTAAGCGATAGCCAGGTTGGCCGCGCCAGCCAAAGGAACAGCGCGGCCACGACAAACCCCATCGGAACCCGAATGCGCCGCGCGATCCTGCCCCAATCACCTGCCACGGCCGGCCCCCTGTTCCTTGAGCAACTCTGCGGCAGCCGCCACCACGTCATCCGGCATAATGGTCAGCAGTCCTGATTCCGGCTCGCTGCGGCGACTGTGATCGCGCTTGCTTTCAGGATGACGCAGCACCTTGAACGAGCAGCCAAATGGTCCATTGCGCGCCGGATCGGTCGGACCGAAGATGCCGACAACCGGCTTCCCGAGGGCACACGCAAGATGCAAAGGACCCGTGTCCCCGGCGATCGTCAAGGACGCCTTGCGCGTCAGTTCGATCAACTCACCCATAGTCGGATTGATCGGTACAGCCGCTCCGCCGCTGGCGGCTGCCAATTCTGCAGCCAATTCCACTTCTTCCGGCCCGGCATTGATCACGACGCCGAACCCCATGCGGGCAAGCTGTTTGGCCACTGATCCATATCTCTCCGCCGGCCAGCGTTTCGCCCCCCATCCTGCACCAGGATTCATGATCACGAACGGAGAGCTTACATGCCGGGCCAACAAACGCGCGACCCAATCTTCGGCTGCCGTGTCCTGCGGCAAGAGTGGTGGAACTCCAGATAACTTTTCGCCTGCGATGGCCTCGAGCACTTCGGTCGCCTGTTCGATAACATGCCGCCCAGTCGTCGCAACTCGCTCGCGAAAGAATCGCCGCGCTGCGCGTTCCCGCGGCTGGTCCTCGCCGATCATACGATTCGCAGCCGCCCAGCGACCGATCACAGCGGAACGGACTGCGCCCTGCAAGTCGACACAAACATCGTAGTTTGCCTGGCGCAATTCCATTCGAACCCGCCGTATGTCGCGCAGCGTGGACGGAGAAAGTGGTCGCCTGCCCCAACTCTTCGCATCGACGAGATGAAGGCGATCGACCAGCGGCATAGCTCCATCTCGTATTGAACTCCCGGAGTCCGCCCGAAACAGCGCCTGCCATCGGGGCTCAACCGCCCAGCCCAAATACCACTCGGGATGAGCTTGCCGCAGCGCGGTCGCCGCCGGAAGAGCATGAAGAATGTCGCCCATGGCTCCCAGCCGGACGATCAGGACACGAAGCTTGCGTTCAGCGCACAATCTTCTATTTTCTCATGCGACCCGCGCCGGACTCTGGCGGTAAGCGACTCTCTAGCGACAAGTCAATCGAGGCTGCCAGCTGCCGGGTAACCGCCGTCTCGTCCCTCAATTCCAACTTCAGCGCCGCAACGTGGACCGGGGCGATCTCCTCGAGCACCGCCAGCATCG includes these proteins:
- a CDS encoding DUF3108 domain-containing protein, whose amino-acid sequence is MVEAIQGQTALPALAPPLSSYSFPARETLNYTVDWRVFPAGTASIHLEQQGSTMRITGSGETIQSLNLLFRVSDKYQSTFDLKTGCSYGFSKQIIEGRRQVNTDLKFDYGQHKSTQTEKNLVSGISKHEEAAIPGCVTDLLSAIFYAASQPIQMGQSFQMPLADALHTLSVAIKPLSHEEVKTPSGTYQTIRVQPVATSGVVKNKGEIWIWYTDDARHIPVQMRARLFWGTLTMRLSSIDQK
- a CDS encoding glycosyltransferase family 9 protein — encoded protein: MCAERKLRVLIVRLGAMGDILHALPAATALRQAHPEWYLGWAVEPRWQALFRADSGSSIRDGAMPLVDRLHLVDAKSWGRRPLSPSTLRDIRRVRMELRQANYDVCVDLQGAVRSAVIGRWAAANRMIGEDQPRERAARRFFRERVATTGRHVIEQATEVLEAIAGEKLSGVPPLLPQDTAAEDWVARLLARHVSSPFVIMNPGAGWGAKRWPAERYGSVAKQLARMGFGVVINAGPEEVELAAELAAASGGAAVPINPTMGELIELTRKASLTIAGDTGPLHLACALGKPVVGIFGPTDPARNGPFGCSFKVLRHPESKRDHSRRSEPESGLLTIMPDDVVAAAAELLKEQGAGRGR
- a CDS encoding methyltransferase family protein, encoding MAGDWGRIARRIRVPMGFVVAALFLWLARPTWLSLTWSLWVVVPGVWLRGYASGYVKKNAELAVSGPYAYTRNPLYLGSMLIAFGFAGASRSVWIFLALAILFAVIYAPTIRSEEEFLSSHFPEFREYARRVPRLLPRVTPGPAPSGESGRFSRDLYLQHREYNALLGTVAIYAALAFRIYFHR
- a CDS encoding ComEC/Rec2 family competence protein; this encodes MSTIIAPRRTPPRNQAATLAKPGIHGTERLNFQIAPSLFAAVCFAIGILLSRLTYQPPPLALLTIILAAAVARFSARFANRLALAPACLAWLTAGLFCAEIHPYPPPQTALLSYASRSPHLLRGEVIRAGPVRTTDSIAPFATHAVREKSQTLDLKLHSIGEPSGAPRPVAGGIRLTLYSNGVEAFLPLQCGDIVTPLAAIHAPERYNDPGVWDSTAYLLQQGIGATASGKAAEARTVARAGHPSLTCRLKALQQAASEKIMSFADQDAAPAMGLPPFFRLTAEDASMLAAMITGDRTWLQRRTRIGFERTGSFHLLVVSGLHLAIFAGIIFWLAQRLSLPRVWSSLLTVAAALAYAVFTGFGQPVQRSFWMVTLYLLGRLLWRQRSALNAIGFAAVCLLAANPPSLFEAGFQMTLLSVVAIAGIAAPLAERALAPYLRATQRLSLVAIDPALPPKIAQFRVSLRLLAAHLKPLIGSGLASSLPAFLIRTLLRVGELLLVSIVVEVVMSLPMATYFHRVTILALPVNFLIVPFLGLLLPSALLTFVALLVSTRFAVIPAALTAALLHTVTKLIHVFSAMRGSDLRIPGPSTAAIAIFVLLIAVVVVAARLRRLAVPICIAAMTLMAAAVLFPRPVERHAGVLEVTAIDVGQGDSLLIVTPDGKTLLVDAGGSPFGPPPGVANFDIGEEVVSAYLWSRGIRRLDAVALTHAHADHIGGMPAVLANFRPREIWIGNNPHSEAYDLFLAQGEAVGSLVRHHTAGDHFTFGTMDVTTLAPNIDYHPGPAPTNNDSLVLRIQYGHTSALLEGDAEAPSEDRMVHEGGLRSDVLKVGHHGSRTSTTPSFLAAVDPAYAVISVGSRNLYGHPRLETLNELEAGQIHTYRTDALGLTMFYLDGSRVLPAPMPASH